From Variovorax sp. PMC12, the proteins below share one genomic window:
- a CDS encoding L-fuconate dehydratase, translating into MTTVRSMRVLDVRFPTSQQLDGSDAMNPDPDYSAAYVVLETDQPGLEGHGLTFTIGRGNEICCAAIEAMRHLVVGLDLAWVAQDMGRFWRHVTSDSQLRWIGPDKGAIHLATGAVVNAMWDLWAKSEGKPVWQLVADMSPEAFVRCIDFRYITDCITPDEALALVTEAAKGKAGRIATLKAEGYPCYTTSAGWLGYSDEKLRTLAQEAVDAGFNHIKLKVGRDLQDDVRRLTVAREVLGPERHLMIDANQVWEVDQAIDWVRQLSFARPWFIEEPTSPDDVEGHRKIRKGVAPVKVATGEMCQNRIMFKQFIMRGGIDVVQIDACRLGGVNEILAVMLMAAKYKLPVCPHAGGVGLCEYVQHLSMIDYLCISGTREGRVVEYVDHLHEHFIEPCEIRNAAYMPPKGAGFSITMKPESLERYRFRG; encoded by the coding sequence ATGACCACAGTCCGATCGATGCGCGTGCTCGACGTGCGCTTTCCCACCTCGCAGCAGCTCGACGGTTCCGACGCGATGAACCCCGACCCGGATTATTCGGCGGCGTATGTCGTGCTCGAAACCGACCAGCCGGGGCTCGAGGGCCACGGCCTCACATTCACCATCGGACGCGGCAACGAAATCTGCTGCGCCGCCATCGAGGCCATGCGCCACCTGGTGGTGGGGCTCGACCTTGCATGGGTGGCGCAGGACATGGGGCGCTTCTGGCGCCACGTGACCTCCGACAGCCAGCTGCGATGGATCGGCCCGGACAAGGGCGCGATCCACCTGGCCACCGGCGCGGTCGTCAACGCGATGTGGGACCTGTGGGCCAAGTCCGAAGGCAAGCCCGTGTGGCAGCTGGTGGCCGACATGAGCCCCGAGGCGTTCGTGCGCTGCATCGACTTCCGCTACATCACCGACTGCATCACGCCCGACGAGGCGCTGGCGCTCGTCACCGAAGCCGCGAAGGGAAAGGCCGGGCGCATCGCCACGCTGAAGGCCGAGGGCTACCCCTGCTACACCACGTCAGCCGGCTGGCTCGGCTACTCCGACGAGAAGCTGCGCACGCTTGCGCAGGAGGCCGTGGACGCCGGCTTCAACCACATCAAGCTCAAGGTGGGGCGCGACCTGCAGGACGACGTCCGCCGCCTGACGGTGGCGCGCGAGGTGCTCGGCCCCGAGCGCCACCTGATGATCGACGCCAACCAGGTCTGGGAAGTCGACCAGGCCATCGACTGGGTGCGGCAACTCTCCTTTGCCAGGCCGTGGTTCATCGAGGAGCCCACCAGCCCCGACGACGTCGAGGGCCACCGCAAGATCCGCAAAGGCGTGGCGCCCGTGAAGGTGGCCACGGGCGAGATGTGCCAGAACCGCATCATGTTCAAGCAGTTCATCATGCGCGGCGGCATCGACGTGGTGCAGATCGACGCATGCCGCCTCGGCGGCGTGAACGAGATCCTTGCCGTGATGCTCATGGCCGCGAAGTACAAGCTGCCCGTGTGCCCGCATGCCGGCGGCGTGGGCCTGTGCGAATACGTGCAGCACCTGTCGATGATCGACTACCTCTGCATCTCCGGTACGCGCGAAGGCCGCGTGGTCGAGTACGTCGACCATCTGCACGAGCACTTCATCGAACCCTGCGAGATCCGCAATGCGGCCTACATGCCGCCGAAGGGCGCGGGCTTCTCCATCACCATGAAGCCCGAATCGCTGGAACGCTACCGCTTTCGCGGATGA
- a CDS encoding alpha/beta fold hydrolase, with translation MPSTETHFDLTSNDGIAIEAHRWQGPTQRAVIQLAHGMGEHSLRYRHLAQALVEAGYVVYANEHRGHGKGAAARGELGEFGPRAFAGLVDDMALLSRHVRGVHPGLPLILLGHSMGSFATQYYLVEHSALLAGAVLSGTSALDLLGTALQSGFKLEDMNAALPDVRTPFDWLSRDPAQVDAYIADPLCGFTVSAEGLGSMFAKLADLTPEAMRQHIRPDLPLYLFIGDQDPVSNKAEWFYPLVQRYREAGLRDVSSHVFGGARHETLNEVNRDEVVAVLLAWLARVVSEARPTKP, from the coding sequence ATGCCGAGCACAGAGACGCACTTCGACCTGACTTCCAACGACGGCATCGCGATCGAAGCGCATCGCTGGCAAGGCCCGACGCAGCGCGCCGTGATTCAACTGGCGCATGGCATGGGCGAGCATTCGCTGCGCTACCGGCATCTGGCGCAAGCGCTGGTGGAGGCCGGCTATGTCGTCTACGCCAACGAGCACCGGGGCCACGGCAAGGGCGCCGCCGCGCGCGGCGAGCTGGGCGAGTTCGGTCCACGCGCTTTCGCCGGGCTCGTGGACGACATGGCGCTCCTGAGCCGCCACGTGCGCGGCGTGCACCCGGGGCTGCCGTTGATCCTGCTGGGCCACAGCATGGGCTCGTTCGCCACGCAGTACTACCTCGTCGAGCACAGCGCGCTGCTGGCGGGGGCCGTGCTTTCGGGCACGTCCGCGCTCGACCTGCTGGGTACCGCGCTGCAGTCCGGCTTCAAGCTGGAGGACATGAACGCCGCGCTGCCCGATGTGCGCACGCCGTTCGACTGGCTCAGCCGCGACCCGGCGCAGGTCGACGCGTACATCGCCGATCCGCTGTGCGGCTTCACCGTCTCGGCCGAGGGGCTGGGCTCGATGTTCGCGAAGCTGGCGGACCTGACGCCCGAGGCGATGCGACAGCACATCCGCCCCGATCTGCCGCTGTACCTGTTCATCGGCGACCAGGACCCGGTCAGCAACAAGGCCGAGTGGTTCTATCCGCTGGTGCAGCGCTACCGCGAGGCGGGGCTGCGAGACGTGTCGAGCCACGTGTTCGGCGGTGCGCGCCACGAGACGCTCAACGAGGTCAACCGCGACGAGGTCGTCGCCGTGCTGCTGGCGTGGCTCGCGCGGGTGGTCAGTGAGGCGCGCCCGACGAAGCCCTGA
- the cynS gene encoding cyanase produces the protein MNRNDVTEKIITVKVSKGIQWADVARKVGLSKEWTTAACLGQMTLDDKQAKVVGKIFGLTPEEQKWLQVVPYKGSLPTPVPTDPLIYRWYEVVSVYGTTIKELIHEEFGDGIMSAIDFSMDIQRQADPKGDRVNVVLSGKFLPYKTY, from the coding sequence ATGAACCGCAACGACGTCACGGAGAAGATCATCACCGTCAAGGTGAGCAAGGGCATCCAGTGGGCCGACGTGGCCAGGAAGGTCGGTCTCTCCAAGGAGTGGACCACCGCCGCCTGCCTCGGCCAGATGACGCTCGACGACAAGCAGGCCAAGGTCGTCGGCAAGATCTTCGGCCTCACGCCGGAAGAGCAGAAATGGCTGCAGGTGGTGCCCTACAAGGGCTCGCTGCCCACGCCGGTGCCGACCGACCCGCTCATCTACCGCTGGTACGAGGTGGTGAGCGTGTACGGCACCACCATCAAGGAACTGATCCATGAGGAGTTCGGCGACGGCATCATGAGCGCCATCGACTTCAGCATGGACATCCAGCGCCAGGCCGACCCGAAGGGCGACCGGGTCAACGTGGTGCTGTCGGGCAAGTTCCTGCCCTACAAGACCTACTGA
- a CDS encoding LysR substrate-binding domain-containing protein has translation MVSPRLPSTQGLQAFEAVARLRSVNLAAEELSVTPSAVSHRIRQLELLLELKFFTGSDFSLSADGMAYLARVREAIAALQQVPGREPASQMRRLRVAVTPTFSRQILLPRLARFRDTYPNIELMLQVTAPVRSSTLEEVDLELRFGTGPFHDREFCQLLADEVSPACSPAYLQRHGPFEDGFSTDAEVSRSQLLRTPLESWRTWFKACGIGLPEPASGHQLTDLGLALDAAAEDFGVVLMHLKLGSAWLDNGRLVRLSPRSVPSPNAYFLCWRPGTMERWECATFVEWLRQALRD, from the coding sequence ATGGTTTCACCGCGCCTTCCCTCGACCCAGGGCCTCCAGGCCTTCGAGGCCGTCGCGCGCCTGCGCAGCGTGAACCTGGCGGCCGAGGAACTCAGCGTGACGCCCAGCGCGGTGAGCCACCGCATCCGCCAGCTCGAGCTTCTGCTGGAACTCAAGTTCTTCACCGGCAGCGACTTCAGCCTCAGCGCCGACGGCATGGCCTACCTGGCCCGCGTGCGCGAGGCCATTGCGGCACTGCAGCAAGTGCCCGGCCGCGAGCCGGCGTCGCAGATGCGGCGGCTGCGCGTGGCGGTCACGCCCACCTTCTCGCGGCAGATACTGCTGCCCCGGCTCGCGCGCTTTCGCGATACCTACCCGAACATCGAGCTGATGCTGCAGGTGACGGCGCCGGTGCGCAGCTCCACACTGGAAGAGGTCGACCTGGAGCTGCGCTTCGGCACCGGCCCGTTTCACGACCGCGAGTTCTGCCAGTTGCTGGCCGACGAGGTGTCGCCCGCGTGCAGCCCGGCGTACCTGCAACGCCACGGCCCGTTCGAGGACGGCTTCTCGACCGACGCCGAGGTGTCTCGCTCGCAGTTGCTGCGCACGCCGCTGGAGTCTTGGCGCACCTGGTTCAAGGCCTGCGGCATCGGCCTGCCCGAGCCCGCCAGCGGCCACCAGCTCACCGACCTGGGCCTGGCGCTCGATGCGGCGGCGGAAGACTTCGGCGTGGTGCTGATGCACCTGAAGCTCGGCAGCGCCTGGCTCGACAATGGCCGGCTCGTGCGGCTGTCGCCACGCAGCGTGCCTTCGCCCAACGCCTACTTCCTGTGCTGGCGGCCGGGCACCATGGAGCGCTGGGAATGCGCCACCTTCGTCGAGTGGCTGCGGCAGGCGCTGCGGGACTGA
- a CDS encoding SDR family oxidoreductase translates to MTAIQEKVVLITGASSGIGEATARLLARRGAKVVLGARRTDRLAALVAEIEATGGTASFQRLDVTHRPDVEAFAEFALETHGHIDVLVNAAGVMPMSPLWNRKIEEWELMIDVNLRGVLLGIAAVLPTMQEQGWGHIVNVAPVAMQGVSPASAVYHGTQYAVNAISEGLRQEHAGRLHVTMISPDVNGPGDPLAERIANSYSRERMRTNRRIAVPVDAVARSIAGAIEGYGITVDTMRLPYRQKPHPAVYVQ, encoded by the coding sequence ATGACCGCAATCCAGGAAAAAGTCGTCCTCATCACCGGCGCGAGCAGCGGTATCGGCGAAGCGACCGCGCGGCTGCTTGCGCGGCGCGGCGCCAAGGTGGTGCTCGGTGCGCGGCGCACCGACCGGCTCGCGGCGCTCGTGGCCGAGATCGAAGCCACCGGCGGCACCGCCAGCTTCCAGCGCCTCGACGTCACGCACCGGCCCGACGTGGAAGCATTTGCCGAGTTCGCCCTCGAGACGCACGGGCACATCGACGTGCTGGTGAACGCCGCGGGCGTGATGCCGATGTCGCCGCTGTGGAACCGCAAGATCGAGGAGTGGGAACTCATGATCGACGTGAACCTGCGCGGCGTGCTGCTCGGCATTGCGGCCGTGCTGCCGACGATGCAGGAGCAGGGCTGGGGCCACATCGTCAACGTGGCGCCGGTGGCGATGCAGGGCGTGTCGCCCGCCTCCGCCGTCTACCACGGCACGCAGTACGCGGTGAACGCGATCTCCGAGGGGCTGCGCCAGGAGCACGCCGGCCGCCTGCACGTGACGATGATCAGCCCCGACGTGAACGGCCCGGGCGACCCGCTGGCCGAACGCATCGCCAACAGCTACTCGCGCGAGCGCATGCGCACCAACCGGCGCATCGCGGTGCCGGTGGACGCGGTGGCCCGTTCGATTGCCGGCGCCATCGAGGGCTACGGCATCACCGTCGACACGATGCGGCTGCCCTACAGGCAGAAGCCGCATCCCGCCGTGTACGTGCAGTGA
- a CDS encoding nuclear transport factor 2 family protein, protein MESRPPLPPFTLESAIKKVQAAEDAWNSRDPVRVSLAYTPDTEWRNRAEFVNGREQVVEFLSRKWTRELDYRLKKQLWAFMDNRIAVRFEYEWHDDAGQWYRSHGNENWEFAENGLMQRRFASINDQPIKEAERKLR, encoded by the coding sequence ATGGAATCACGCCCCCCGCTGCCGCCCTTCACCCTCGAATCGGCCATCAAGAAGGTCCAGGCGGCCGAAGACGCCTGGAACTCGCGCGACCCCGTGCGCGTGAGCCTGGCCTACACGCCCGACACCGAGTGGCGCAACCGCGCCGAGTTCGTCAACGGCCGCGAGCAGGTGGTCGAGTTCCTCTCGCGCAAGTGGACGCGCGAGCTCGACTACCGGCTGAAGAAGCAGCTATGGGCCTTCATGGACAACCGCATCGCGGTGCGCTTCGAGTACGAGTGGCACGACGACGCGGGCCAGTGGTATCGCAGCCACGGCAACGAGAACTGGGAGTTCGCGGAGAACGGCCTGATGCAGCGCCGCTTCGCGAGCATCAACGACCAGCCCATCAAGGAAGCGGAGCGCAAGTTGCGCTGA
- a CDS encoding MFS family transporter translates to MSAVTPTHGGQTASSSSSSPPHYSAEEKRHRVFAIMAASSGNLVEWFDFYVYAFSALYFAPAFFPKSDPTAQLLNTAGVFAAGFLMRPIGGWLFGRVADRLGRKTSMLISVTMMCGGSLVIAALPTYAQIGAWAPFLLLICRLFQGLSVGGEYGTTATYMSEVALRGQRGFFSSFQYVTLIGGQLLAVLVIVALEQMLTEAELKAWGWRIPFVIGAIAAVVALLLRRTLHETQSAEARENKEAGSIAGLFKHHTPAFLTVLGYTAGGSLIFYTFTTYMQKYLVNTVHLPIKTASYVMTGALFVYMCMQPVFGALSDRIGRRNNMLLFGGLGALATVPILTALQHTTSPVLAFVLIILALAIVSFYTSISGIVKAEMFPPEVRALGVGLAYAVANAIFGGSAEYVALGLKSLGHESAFFWYVSAMMVLAFVVSLRLPRQASYLHHDH, encoded by the coding sequence ATGAGCGCAGTCACGCCTACCCATGGAGGCCAGACGGCTTCCTCTTCTTCTTCGTCCCCACCGCACTACAGCGCCGAAGAAAAACGCCACCGCGTCTTCGCGATCATGGCGGCCTCCTCGGGCAACCTGGTCGAGTGGTTCGACTTCTACGTGTATGCCTTCTCGGCGCTGTACTTCGCGCCGGCCTTCTTTCCCAAATCGGACCCCACCGCGCAACTGCTGAACACCGCAGGCGTGTTCGCGGCCGGCTTCCTCATGCGGCCCATCGGCGGCTGGCTGTTCGGCCGCGTGGCCGACCGGCTCGGGCGCAAGACCTCGATGCTGATCTCCGTCACCATGATGTGCGGCGGCTCGCTCGTCATCGCGGCGCTGCCCACCTATGCGCAGATCGGCGCCTGGGCGCCCTTCCTGCTGCTCATCTGCCGCCTGTTCCAGGGCCTGTCGGTGGGCGGCGAATACGGCACCACCGCCACCTACATGAGCGAGGTCGCGCTGCGCGGGCAGCGCGGCTTCTTCTCTTCGTTCCAGTACGTCACGCTGATCGGCGGCCAACTGCTGGCGGTGCTGGTCATCGTGGCGCTCGAGCAGATGCTGACCGAGGCCGAGCTCAAGGCGTGGGGCTGGCGCATTCCGTTCGTCATCGGCGCCATCGCCGCCGTGGTCGCGCTGCTGCTGCGCCGCACGCTGCATGAAACGCAGAGCGCCGAGGCCCGGGAGAACAAGGAGGCCGGCAGCATCGCGGGCCTCTTCAAGCACCACACGCCTGCGTTCCTGACGGTGCTGGGCTACACCGCCGGTGGCTCGCTCATCTTCTATACCTTCACCACCTACATGCAGAAGTACCTGGTGAACACGGTGCACCTGCCGATCAAGACGGCGAGCTACGTCATGACCGGCGCGCTGTTCGTCTACATGTGCATGCAGCCGGTGTTCGGCGCGCTGTCGGATCGCATCGGGCGGCGCAACAACATGCTGCTGTTCGGCGGACTGGGTGCGCTGGCCACGGTGCCCATTCTCACGGCCCTGCAGCACACCACCAGCCCGGTGCTGGCCTTCGTGCTCATCATCTTGGCCCTGGCCATCGTGAGCTTCTACACCTCGATCAGCGGCATCGTGAAGGCCGAGATGTTCCCGCCCGAAGTGCGCGCGCTGGGCGTCGGGCTGGCCTACGCGGTGGCGAACGCCATCTTCGGCGGCTCGGCGGAGTACGTGGCGCTGGGCCTAAAGTCGCTGGGCCACGAGTCGGCCTTCTTCTGGTACGTGAGCGCGATGATGGTCCTCGCCTTCGTCGTCAGCCTGCGCCTGCCGCGGCAAGCCAGCTACCTGCATCACGATCACTGA
- a CDS encoding SDR family oxidoreductase: protein MDLHLKDKVVLVTGGGSGIGAAISMTLASEGAVPVICGKNPLDAPFEEALRALQPRMRFFQFELMEEAACAKAVADTAAEFGRIDGLVNNAGVNDSVGLEAGREAFVGSLERNLIHCYVMAHYCLPHLKASRGAIVNISSKTAVTGQGNTSGYTAAKGAQLSLTREWAASLREDGVRVNAVIPAEVMTPLYQRWISGFDEPDRKLEEITSKIPLGHRMTTPQEIADNVVFLLSERASHTTGQWVFVDGGYTHLDRALT, encoded by the coding sequence ATGGACCTCCATCTGAAAGACAAGGTGGTGCTCGTCACCGGCGGCGGCAGCGGCATTGGCGCTGCCATCTCGATGACGCTGGCGAGCGAGGGCGCGGTGCCGGTGATCTGCGGCAAGAACCCGCTCGATGCGCCGTTCGAAGAAGCGCTGCGCGCGCTGCAGCCGCGCATGCGCTTCTTCCAGTTCGAGCTGATGGAGGAGGCGGCTTGCGCCAAGGCCGTGGCCGACACCGCCGCGGAGTTCGGCCGCATCGACGGGCTGGTCAACAACGCCGGCGTGAACGACAGCGTGGGCCTGGAAGCCGGGCGCGAGGCCTTCGTCGGTTCGCTCGAACGCAACCTCATCCACTGCTACGTGATGGCGCACTACTGCCTGCCGCACCTGAAGGCGAGCAGGGGCGCGATCGTCAACATCTCGTCGAAGACGGCGGTGACCGGCCAGGGCAACACCAGCGGCTACACCGCTGCCAAGGGCGCGCAACTTTCGCTGACCCGCGAGTGGGCCGCGTCATTGCGGGAAGACGGCGTGCGCGTGAACGCGGTGATTCCCGCCGAAGTGATGACACCGCTCTACCAGCGATGGATATCGGGCTTCGACGAGCCCGACCGCAAGCTGGAAGAGATCACCAGCAAGATTCCGCTGGGGCACCGCATGACCACCCCGCAGGAGATTGCGGACAACGTCGTGTTCCTGCTGTCGGAGCGCGCTTCGCACACGACGGGGCAGTGGGTGTTCGTGGACGGCGGGTATACGCACCTGGACCGAGCGTTGACCTGA
- a CDS encoding alpha-hydroxy acid oxidase — translation MPDLSKITSIEDLRVIAKRRVPKMFYDYADSGAWTEGTYRANESDFQKIKLRQRVAVNMEGRSLRTTMAGQETAMPVAIAPTGLTGMQHADGEILGARAAKAFGIPFTLSTMSICSLENIAEHTGRHPFWFQLYVMKDRDFIERLIERAKAANVTALQLTLDLQILGQRHKDIKNGLTAPPKPTIKNLINLATKPAWCMGMLGTKRRTFGNIAGHAKGVKDLSSLSSWTAEQFDPALSWADVEWIKKLWGGKLILKGIMDVEDARLAANSGADALIVSNHGGRQLDGAPSSIAALPAIVEAVGSEIEVWMDGGIRSGQDVLKARALGARGTLIGRSFLYGLGAYGEAGVTRALQIIQKELDITMAFCGRTNIDDVDSSILLPGTF, via the coding sequence GTGCCCGACCTTTCCAAGATCACCAGCATCGAAGACCTGCGGGTGATCGCCAAGCGGCGCGTGCCGAAGATGTTCTACGACTACGCCGACTCCGGCGCCTGGACCGAGGGCACCTACCGCGCCAACGAAAGCGACTTCCAGAAGATCAAGCTGCGCCAGCGCGTGGCGGTGAACATGGAAGGCCGCTCGCTGCGCACCACCATGGCCGGGCAGGAAACCGCGATGCCCGTGGCCATCGCGCCCACCGGCCTCACCGGCATGCAGCACGCCGACGGCGAGATCCTCGGCGCCCGCGCGGCCAAGGCCTTCGGCATTCCGTTCACGCTGTCGACCATGAGCATCTGCTCGCTCGAGAACATCGCCGAGCACACCGGCCGCCACCCGTTCTGGTTCCAGCTCTACGTCATGAAGGACCGCGACTTCATCGAACGCCTGATCGAGCGCGCCAAGGCCGCCAACGTCACCGCGCTGCAGCTCACGCTGGACCTTCAGATCCTGGGGCAGCGCCACAAGGACATCAAGAACGGCCTCACCGCGCCGCCCAAGCCCACCATCAAGAACCTCATCAACCTCGCCACCAAGCCGGCCTGGTGCATGGGCATGCTGGGCACGAAGCGACGCACCTTCGGCAACATCGCGGGCCATGCCAAGGGCGTGAAAGACCTGTCGTCGCTGTCTTCGTGGACCGCCGAGCAGTTCGACCCCGCGCTCAGCTGGGCCGACGTCGAGTGGATCAAGAAGCTCTGGGGCGGCAAGCTCATCCTCAAGGGCATCATGGACGTGGAAGACGCGCGCCTGGCCGCCAACAGCGGTGCCGATGCGCTCATCGTGTCGAACCACGGCGGCCGCCAGCTCGACGGCGCGCCCTCTTCCATCGCGGCACTGCCCGCCATCGTCGAAGCGGTGGGCAGCGAGATCGAGGTGTGGATGGACGGCGGCATCCGCAGCGGGCAGGACGTGCTCAAGGCCCGCGCGCTGGGCGCACGCGGCACGCTCATCGGCCGGAGCTTCCTGTACGGGCTGGGCGCCTACGGCGAGGCCGGCGTGACGCGCGCGCTGCAGATCATCCAGAAGGAGCTCGACATCACCATGGCCTTCTGCGGCCGCACGAACATCGACGACGTCGATTCGAGCATCCTGCTGCCCGGCACGTTCTAG
- a CDS encoding L-rhamnose mutarotase yields MRHCLALDLKDDPALIAEYEAYHREIWPEVRAHLVAHGVIAMEIYRLGTRMVMLMETDDARYDAEAMALASKSDPKIREWEELMWKFQAATPWTPVGEKWVGMARIFEL; encoded by the coding sequence ATGCGCCATTGCCTTGCCCTCGATCTCAAGGACGACCCGGCGTTGATTGCCGAGTACGAGGCGTATCACCGCGAGATATGGCCCGAGGTGCGCGCGCATCTTGTCGCGCATGGCGTGATTGCGATGGAGATCTATCGGCTGGGCACGCGGATGGTGATGCTGATGGAGACGGACGACGCGCGGTATGACGCGGAGGCGATGGCGCTGGCTTCGAAGAGCGACCCGAAGATCAGGGAGTGGGAGGAGCTGATGTGGAAGTTTCAGGCGGCTACGCCCTGGACGCCTGTGGGGGAGAAGTGGGTGGGGATGGCGCGGATATTTGAGTTGTGA
- a CDS encoding TetR/AcrR family transcriptional regulator: protein MDISALPARERILLTAHDLFYADGIRATGIDRVIATSGVTKVTFYRHFPSKDDLVRAFLDHRHGLWMAWFVDALGRRGAQRRIEGGQALMVLADVMAEWFADPAFRGCAFINSVVEIGASVAGATGIAREHKREMVEVIAGLLPDVPQRMALAQAAALGVDGAIVKAQMGDAALAREAVDDLRRLLQALTATLAVA, encoded by the coding sequence ATGGACATCTCCGCACTGCCGGCGCGCGAGCGCATCCTGCTCACCGCCCACGACCTCTTCTATGCCGACGGCATCCGCGCCACCGGCATCGACCGCGTCATTGCGACCTCGGGCGTCACCAAGGTCACGTTCTACCGGCACTTCCCGTCGAAGGACGACCTGGTGCGCGCCTTTCTCGACCACCGCCACGGCCTGTGGATGGCGTGGTTCGTCGACGCGCTGGGCCGGCGCGGCGCGCAACGGCGCATCGAGGGCGGGCAGGCGCTGATGGTGCTGGCCGACGTGATGGCCGAGTGGTTCGCCGACCCGGCGTTTCGCGGCTGCGCGTTCATCAACTCGGTGGTGGAGATCGGCGCCAGCGTGGCCGGCGCCACCGGCATCGCGCGCGAGCACAAGCGCGAGATGGTCGAAGTCATCGCGGGCCTGCTGCCCGATGTTCCGCAACGCATGGCGCTCGCGCAGGCTGCGGCGCTGGGCGTGGACGGCGCCATCGTCAAGGCGCAGATGGGCGACGCGGCACTGGCGCGCGAAGCCGTCGACGACCTGCGCCGGCTGCTCCAGGCACTGACGGCCACGCTCGCCGTCGCCTAG
- a CDS encoding nucleoside 2-deoxyribosyltransferase produces MNEALDIAPRPRVYLAGPDVFRPDAKAHFVRLAAACDAAGLEAVPPADGSEDPAPIPLERKIYEANMRLLRSADGVVANLECFRGLEPDSGTVFEVGAAVALGLPVAAYGVPEGNYAQRVQAALPCEQDARGMLRERATGFAVEDFGQPLNLMLACSIHLEPTLEAALKKMAGLLAARRAQEAGKP; encoded by the coding sequence ATGAATGAAGCCCTCGACATCGCGCCGCGTCCGCGCGTCTACCTGGCCGGGCCGGATGTCTTTCGTCCCGATGCGAAGGCGCATTTCGTCCGCCTGGCCGCCGCTTGCGATGCAGCGGGCCTCGAGGCCGTGCCGCCGGCGGATGGCAGCGAAGACCCGGCGCCCATTCCCCTGGAAAGGAAGATCTACGAAGCCAACATGCGGCTGTTGCGCAGTGCCGATGGCGTGGTTGCCAACCTCGAATGCTTCCGCGGCCTGGAGCCGGATTCCGGCACGGTGTTCGAGGTGGGCGCGGCGGTCGCGCTGGGGCTTCCCGTCGCAGCCTACGGCGTGCCCGAGGGCAACTACGCACAGCGCGTGCAGGCGGCATTGCCCTGCGAGCAAGACGCGCGCGGCATGCTGCGCGAGCGCGCCACCGGGTTCGCCGTCGAAGACTTCGGCCAGCCGCTGAACCTGATGCTGGCCTGCTCGATCCACCTCGAGCCCACGCTGGAGGCGGCCTTGAAGAAGATGGCCGGGCTGCTCGCGGCCCGCCGCGCGCAAGAAGCTGGAAAGCCCTGA
- a CDS encoding AraC family transcriptional regulator, whose protein sequence is MAAEPAHRQFLAWRERVGHVIDVVPSASDIGKPFHASIDRYEVGDIVFTDCRSDAMLLERSLARISTDNVRNYAFHVFAEGDVDSVTVRSSAQRDAPAAAKFVALDMGQPVRMHRNACHVLTFFVPGAMVQEVFPDPAAVHARTMQPDSPIAQLALDHTAALGREIATLSAPAAESAVRDAVQLLLAGFGKQARLSGGARAATRAAMFGQVRRYVQANLHRADLSPENVLAALHLPRPTLYRLFQHEGGLGAYMRHLRLRHAADDLVRYPHTMVTDVAYGVGFKSPSDFTRAFRRAYGMSPQEFRASSGAPH, encoded by the coding sequence GTGGCTGCCGAACCTGCGCACCGGCAATTCCTGGCCTGGCGCGAGCGCGTGGGCCATGTGATCGACGTCGTCCCCTCGGCATCGGACATCGGCAAGCCGTTCCACGCGTCCATCGACCGGTACGAAGTCGGTGACATCGTCTTCACCGACTGCCGCTCCGACGCCATGCTGCTCGAGCGCTCGCTCGCGCGCATCTCCACCGACAACGTCCGCAACTACGCCTTCCACGTGTTCGCCGAAGGCGACGTCGACAGCGTGACCGTGCGCTCCTCGGCCCAGCGCGACGCACCGGCCGCGGCGAAATTCGTGGCGCTCGACATGGGCCAGCCGGTGCGCATGCATCGCAACGCCTGCCATGTGCTGACCTTCTTCGTGCCGGGCGCGATGGTGCAGGAGGTCTTTCCCGATCCCGCGGCCGTCCACGCCCGCACGATGCAGCCCGACTCGCCCATCGCACAGTTGGCGCTGGACCACACGGCCGCGCTCGGCCGGGAGATCGCGACGCTGAGCGCCCCGGCAGCCGAAAGCGCCGTGCGCGACGCCGTGCAGTTGCTGCTCGCGGGCTTCGGCAAGCAGGCGCGCCTGAGCGGCGGCGCGCGTGCAGCCACCCGCGCGGCGATGTTCGGGCAGGTGCGCCGCTATGTGCAGGCCAACCTGCATCGCGCCGACCTGTCTCCGGAGAACGTGCTGGCGGCGCTGCATCTTCCGCGCCCGACCCTGTACCGGCTGTTCCAGCACGAAGGCGGCCTGGGTGCGTACATGCGCCACCTGCGGCTGCGGCATGCGGCCGACGACCTCGTGCGCTATCCGCACACCATGGTGACCGACGTGGCCTACGGCGTCGGCTTCAAGAGCCCGTCGGACTTCACGAGGGCCTTCCGAAGGGCCTACGGCATGTCGCCGCAGGAGTTCAGGGCTTCGTCGGGCGCGCCTCACTGA